Proteins from a single region of Pseudodesulfovibrio portus:
- a CDS encoding response regulator, which yields MVKIKVLMVDDEERFRVTTAKILDRKGFDTILAASGEEALEKMAENPNVVILDVKMGGLDGHETLKLIKARTPDTPVIMLTGHGGVPSAQKAYDTGAYDYLAKPCDVDLLSAKIKDAHDYATKVAYIEKLAGDIMIPLERYTQIPLESTVRDAIKALEKAMRHLMATDRLMDTGHRSVVVTNLDGSVAGLLSPQDLIDAVRPEYLSAPKPAMADSLQYSAMFWQGLFTSRVKEIMDKPVRDFMTAHIPVIDAQANLMEVANTMVSLPARRMLVQADNADVGVVREQELFYEIAKIISSS from the coding sequence ATGGTAAAAATCAAGGTCCTCATGGTCGACGATGAGGAACGATTCCGCGTCACCACGGCGAAAATCCTGGACCGCAAGGGATTCGACACGATCCTGGCGGCCAGCGGTGAAGAGGCGTTGGAAAAAATGGCCGAGAACCCGAATGTCGTCATCCTCGACGTCAAGATGGGGGGACTCGACGGCCACGAAACTCTGAAACTCATCAAGGCCAGGACACCGGACACGCCGGTCATCATGCTGACCGGGCACGGCGGCGTTCCCAGCGCCCAGAAAGCCTATGACACCGGGGCATACGACTACCTGGCCAAACCGTGTGACGTGGATCTGCTGAGCGCCAAGATCAAGGACGCCCACGACTACGCCACCAAGGTCGCCTACATCGAAAAACTGGCGGGCGACATCATGATCCCCCTGGAACGGTACACCCAGATTCCCCTGGAATCCACCGTACGGGACGCCATCAAGGCACTGGAAAAAGCCATGCGCCATCTGATGGCCACGGACAGGCTCATGGACACCGGGCACCGCTCGGTGGTGGTCACCAACCTCGACGGCAGCGTGGCCGGGCTCCTCAGCCCCCAGGACCTCATCGACGCGGTCAGGCCCGAATACCTGTCCGCGCCCAAACCGGCCATGGCCGACAGCCTGCAATACTCCGCCATGTTCTGGCAGGGGCTGTTCACCTCCAGGGTGAAGGAAATCATGGACAAACCGGTCCGCGATTTCATGACCGCGCACATTCCGGTCATCGACGCCCAGGCCAACCTCATGGAGGTGGCCAACACCATGGTGTCCCTCCCGGCCCGGCGCATGCTGGTGCAGGCGGACAACGCCGATGTCGGCGTGGTGCGTGAGCAGGAGCTGTTCTATGAAATCGCCAAAATCATCTCATCGAGCTGA
- a CDS encoding PEP/pyruvate-binding domain-containing protein: MKTAIKTFFNFIHRQQDRDAETRGTFLAKSENFRLLLAANNKALETMAEMQEATRSGSVLGIAHVRAQSLKVAAGVRQMIERLCRMAPGKYEELRGVFNDIVQSMDQTLNAQAARPTGPLILYMADIRAGSMPETGSKMALLGEVRSALGVNVPDGFAVTASAFHLFMERTRLADEINRLIQIHGCRDLEELRALEESIRRAIDLAPLPPELETAMRTACERMGDPLLAVRSSALGEDSERASYAGQFLSKLGVRPRRLPDAYRAVLASLYSATAMTYTLNRGLREDEMVMPVGCMEMVRAAAGGVAYTRFPMGNNGRRIVINAVPGLPCAVVDGSSQADSWVIDRKTMEVLDREIAEKSVRYVLRSDGSVGKEKVYGEACMAPAISETDALRLARTAARIEEHFKHPQDIEWALSRDGRITILQCRPLAVCRFPVSPPPDNDADRPFTLLSGCIPASPGAASGYVFKVGTDDDMLRFPDGAVLLARNARPQLSALLPRASALVTEYGSAAGHLANVSREFGIPALIGAPGAMERLSGVSIVTVNGSTGTIYLGHRQQQIHDAAERNEPRKPTNVTQALESVLTFISPLNLTDPESPDFRPDRCRTLHDIARFCHEKGVAEMFAGGRRPEGSARRLKAGRTMQYWLVDIGGGTSGSDDDKTISLEDVRSNVMQALWKGMTAVQWEGPPPVCVKGFISVLTSAAQNPALSPGAANAMGERSYFIVGRNYCNLQSRFGFHFCTIEGFAGDDPNENYALFQFQGGGADMLRRNARARLVADILELHGFIVEVRDDALFARLEGVSRQAAEQAMAMLGYLLMHTRQIDMVMADPEAILRYRKRFETDIETLMAEMGHEPGTARCAS, encoded by the coding sequence ATGAAGACAGCCATCAAGACCTTTTTCAACTTCATCCACAGGCAGCAGGACCGGGACGCGGAAACCAGGGGCACGTTCCTGGCCAAGTCCGAAAATTTCCGGCTGCTGCTGGCGGCCAACAACAAGGCCCTCGAGACCATGGCCGAGATGCAGGAAGCGACCCGCTCCGGGTCCGTTCTCGGCATCGCCCACGTCCGGGCCCAGAGCCTCAAGGTGGCGGCGGGCGTGCGCCAGATGATCGAACGCCTCTGCCGCATGGCCCCCGGCAAATACGAAGAGCTGCGGGGCGTGTTCAACGACATCGTCCAGTCCATGGACCAGACCCTGAACGCCCAGGCGGCCAGACCCACCGGCCCGCTCATCCTGTACATGGCCGATATCCGGGCCGGGTCCATGCCCGAGACCGGGTCCAAGATGGCCCTGCTCGGCGAGGTCCGTTCTGCCCTGGGCGTCAACGTGCCCGACGGATTCGCCGTCACGGCCTCCGCCTTCCACCTGTTCATGGAGCGGACCCGGCTCGCCGACGAAATCAACCGCCTCATCCAGATTCACGGATGCCGGGACCTGGAGGAACTCCGCGCACTGGAGGAGTCCATCCGCCGTGCCATCGACCTGGCCCCCCTGCCGCCCGAGCTGGAGACCGCCATGCGCACGGCCTGCGAGCGCATGGGCGACCCCCTGCTGGCCGTGCGCAGCAGCGCCCTGGGCGAGGACTCGGAACGGGCCAGCTACGCGGGCCAGTTCCTGTCGAAGCTCGGCGTCAGGCCGCGCCGGCTGCCCGACGCCTACCGCGCGGTCCTGGCCAGCCTGTATTCGGCCACGGCCATGACCTACACCCTCAACCGGGGGCTCAGGGAAGACGAGATGGTCATGCCCGTGGGCTGCATGGAGATGGTGCGTGCCGCAGCGGGCGGGGTGGCCTACACCCGCTTCCCCATGGGCAACAACGGCCGCCGGATCGTCATCAACGCCGTTCCGGGCCTGCCCTGCGCCGTGGTGGACGGCAGCTCCCAGGCGGATTCATGGGTCATCGACCGCAAGACCATGGAGGTCCTGGACCGGGAGATCGCGGAAAAGAGCGTGCGCTACGTGCTCCGCTCCGACGGCAGCGTGGGCAAGGAAAAGGTCTACGGCGAGGCGTGCATGGCCCCGGCCATCTCCGAAACCGACGCCCTGCGCCTGGCCCGCACCGCCGCCCGCATAGAGGAACATTTCAAGCACCCGCAGGACATCGAGTGGGCGCTTTCGCGCGACGGCCGGATCACCATCCTGCAATGCCGCCCCCTGGCGGTCTGCCGATTCCCGGTCTCGCCGCCCCCGGACAACGACGCGGACAGGCCGTTCACCCTGCTCAGCGGGTGCATCCCGGCCAGTCCCGGCGCGGCCTCGGGCTACGTGTTCAAGGTCGGGACCGACGACGACATGCTCCGCTTCCCGGACGGCGCGGTCCTGCTGGCCCGCAACGCCCGGCCCCAGCTATCCGCCCTGCTCCCGAGGGCCTCGGCCCTGGTCACGGAATACGGCAGCGCCGCCGGGCACCTGGCCAACGTGTCCCGCGAATTCGGCATCCCGGCCCTGATCGGTGCGCCGGGCGCCATGGAGCGGCTGTCCGGCGTGTCCATCGTCACCGTCAACGGCTCCACCGGCACCATCTACCTCGGCCACCGGCAGCAGCAGATTCACGACGCAGCCGAACGGAACGAGCCGCGCAAGCCGACCAACGTGACCCAGGCCCTTGAAAGCGTGCTCACGTTCATCTCCCCCCTGAACCTGACCGACCCGGAGTCCCCGGACTTCAGGCCGGACCGGTGCCGGACCCTGCACGACATCGCCCGGTTCTGCCACGAAAAGGGCGTGGCCGAGATGTTTGCAGGAGGCAGGCGGCCCGAGGGCAGCGCCCGCCGGCTCAAGGCCGGGCGCACCATGCAGTACTGGCTGGTGGACATCGGCGGCGGCACGTCGGGCTCCGACGACGACAAGACCATCAGCCTGGAAGACGTCCGCTCCAACGTCATGCAGGCCCTGTGGAAGGGCATGACCGCCGTGCAGTGGGAAGGCCCGCCCCCGGTCTGCGTCAAGGGATTCATCTCCGTGCTCACCAGTGCGGCCCAGAACCCGGCCCTGTCGCCGGGCGCCGCCAACGCCATGGGCGAGCGCAGCTACTTCATCGTGGGCCGGAACTACTGCAACCTGCAGTCCCGCTTCGGCTTCCACTTCTGCACCATCGAGGGATTCGCCGGGGACGACCCCAATGAGAACTACGCCCTGTTCCAGTTCCAGGGGGGCGGCGCGGACATGCTGCGGCGCAACGCCCGGGCCCGCCTGGTGGCCGACATCCTGGAGCTGCACGGGTTCATCGTCGAAGTCCGGGACGACGCCCTGTTCGCCCGACTGGAGGGCGTGTCGCGCCAGGCAGCCGAGCAGGCCATGGCCATGCTGGGCTACCTGCTCATGCACACCCGGCAGATCGACATGGTCATGGCCGACCCCGAGGCCATCCTCCGCTACCGGAAGCGGTTCGAGACGGACATCGAAACCCTCATGGCGGAAATGGGACACGAGCCCGGCACGGCGAGGTGCGCGTCATGA
- a CDS encoding YIP1 family protein, whose translation MEATTARTSTKLGIKEYFEIIFDVMRSPARHFERAAAETGSRRALLFLMISGIFYCSVSMTYFFENSLVMGVVMMANAVLMPAFAAVITFILLGMTGQGRVPFGRVFNIYAYASGAVMVVSWIPGLAIIMEPVRAVLVGIGLVKMLGIGKVKAGLMVILTGVLLLLFFWSAAPLVLELKSIVQ comes from the coding sequence ATGGAAGCCACCACCGCCCGGACCTCCACCAAGCTCGGCATCAAGGAATACTTCGAAATCATCTTCGACGTCATGCGCTCCCCGGCCCGCCACTTCGAACGGGCCGCAGCCGAGACCGGCTCGCGGAGGGCGCTGCTTTTCCTCATGATCTCCGGCATCTTCTACTGCTCGGTTTCCATGACGTATTTTTTCGAGAACTCCCTGGTCATGGGCGTGGTCATGATGGCCAACGCCGTGCTCATGCCCGCGTTCGCGGCCGTGATCACCTTCATCCTGCTCGGCATGACCGGGCAGGGGCGCGTGCCCTTTGGCCGGGTCTTCAACATCTACGCATACGCCAGCGGCGCGGTCATGGTCGTGTCCTGGATACCGGGGCTGGCCATCATCATGGAGCCGGTCCGCGCCGTACTGGTGGGCATCGGCCTGGTCAAGATGCTCGGCATCGGCAAGGTCAAGGCAGGGCTGATGGTGATCCTGACCGGTGTCCTGCTGCTGCTTTTCTTCTGGAGCGCGGCCCCGCTCGTCTTGGAGCTCAAATCGATTGTTCAGTGA
- a CDS encoding response regulator — MKKIRLLLVDDEKDFLTAYSRRFIRRNAEVTIASSGPEALDRIGETDFDVVILDVMMPEMNGIETLRRIKAAAPDLPVIILTGHADHKTLIQGMDMGAFDFLLKPVGTDELFFKVMDAVKSRSRTRS, encoded by the coding sequence ATGAAAAAGATACGCCTGCTGCTCGTTGACGATGAAAAGGACTTCCTGACCGCCTATTCGCGCCGGTTCATCCGCAGAAACGCCGAGGTGACCATCGCCTCAAGCGGCCCGGAGGCCCTGGACAGGATCGGGGAAACCGACTTCGACGTGGTCATTCTCGACGTCATGATGCCGGAAATGAACGGCATAGAGACCCTGCGCCGCATCAAGGCTGCGGCCCCGGACCTGCCGGTGATCATCCTGACGGGCCATGCCGACCACAAGACCCTCATCCAGGGCATGGACATGGGGGCCTTCGACTTCCTGCTCAAGCCGGTGGGAACCGACGAGCTGTTCTTCAAGGTCATGGACGCGGTCAAATCCCGGTCGCGGACGCGGTCCTAA
- a CDS encoding response regulator yields MEQMTILLVDDEERLLSTTKKLFDKIGIEALTANSGREALELLQSREVDVIFLDIKMPGMDGIETLQRIKKSHPLTEVIILTGHATMETAVEGLKLGAQDYLIKPVSMKDFLKKAEEAFEKVTLQKQKIRSARMAEADGGQDELR; encoded by the coding sequence ATGGAACAAATGACAATCCTGCTGGTGGACGATGAAGAGCGGCTGCTCAGCACCACAAAAAAACTCTTCGATAAAATCGGCATTGAGGCCCTGACGGCCAACTCGGGCAGGGAAGCGCTGGAGCTGCTCCAGTCGCGTGAAGTGGACGTCATTTTCCTCGATATCAAAATGCCCGGGATGGACGGCATCGAAACCCTGCAGCGCATCAAGAAGAGCCATCCCCTCACCGAAGTCATCATCCTCACCGGGCACGCGACCATGGAAACCGCCGTGGAAGGACTGAAGCTCGGTGCCCAGGACTACCTGATCAAGCCTGTGAGCATGAAGGATTTCCTCAAGAAGGCGGAAGAGGCCTTCGAGAAAGTCACGCTCCAGAAACAGAAAATCCGTTCTGCCCGCATGGCCGAAGCCGATGGCGGACAGGACGAACTGCGATAG
- a CDS encoding sensor histidine kinase has protein sequence MNTPSKPCEIRRLLLISMILVPAIPLLLTAAIGFYAFSETTRGYAVSSLSQAVVDHRRMIDDFLKERRGDLESFLSLLPPEALTGEFARQEVAAMLKTGGGAFQDMGIIGPDGTHTAYAGPYDLLNKDYRQAPWYVETLRMGYYVSDVFLGYRNVPHFVAAVVRRIDGRPWVLRATINSAVFEDIVNAVNIGDSGEAYVLNRENRFQTGRRSGGALLEEDDSVYPPQQGDLMTFTDEKDGEGYLSASAPLNDGKWRLIVRQKTAEAFNDTVMAGYTVLLCLLCGGAVVVVLAIVVSRRLSDAMEEKTEAVRKLEGQLLQAARLAELGEMAAGFAHEINNPLQIMKADLALFDLTLKDITEREADNGENNEAKAELTSIANQLNIQIDRCAAITREILRFGRQDAPCTQPLEMAVYLPRLWSMVENKAQVHGIKLHCDVAPHIPTIQADPGQLQQVMINLVNNAIHAVVERHGSEGGEIEVSAQKDDRGNAVITVSDNGTGMSRDHLGKIFMPFFTTKAPGQGTGLGLSVCHSIIDSMGGELSVASRKGEGTTFTVTIPGMKAS, from the coding sequence ATGAACACCCCATCGAAACCTTGCGAGATTCGCCGCCTGCTCCTCATATCCATGATCCTGGTACCCGCCATCCCGCTTCTGTTGACTGCGGCTATCGGTTTCTACGCCTTTTCCGAAACCACCAGAGGATACGCCGTCTCCTCCCTGAGCCAGGCCGTGGTGGACCACCGGAGGATGATCGACGACTTCCTGAAGGAACGGCGGGGCGACCTGGAGTCGTTCCTGTCCCTGCTGCCGCCCGAAGCCCTGACCGGGGAGTTCGCCCGGCAGGAGGTCGCGGCCATGCTCAAGACCGGCGGCGGCGCCTTCCAGGACATGGGCATCATCGGCCCGGACGGGACCCACACCGCCTACGCCGGTCCCTATGACCTGCTGAACAAGGACTACCGGCAGGCCCCGTGGTACGTGGAGACCCTCAGAATGGGCTATTACGTCAGCGACGTCTTTCTGGGTTATCGCAACGTGCCGCACTTCGTGGCCGCCGTGGTCAGGCGCATCGACGGCCGCCCGTGGGTCCTGCGGGCGACCATCAACTCCGCCGTGTTCGAGGACATCGTCAACGCGGTCAACATCGGCGACTCCGGCGAGGCGTACGTCCTGAACCGTGAGAACCGGTTCCAGACCGGGCGGCGGTCGGGCGGCGCGCTGCTGGAAGAGGACGACTCCGTCTACCCGCCCCAGCAGGGCGATCTCATGACCTTCACCGACGAGAAGGACGGCGAGGGCTATCTGTCCGCGTCGGCCCCGCTCAACGACGGGAAATGGCGGCTCATCGTCCGCCAGAAGACGGCCGAGGCCTTCAACGACACGGTCATGGCCGGGTACACCGTGCTGCTCTGCCTGCTGTGCGGCGGCGCCGTGGTCGTGGTGCTGGCCATCGTGGTCAGTCGGCGGCTGTCCGACGCCATGGAGGAAAAGACCGAGGCCGTGCGCAAGCTGGAAGGACAGCTGCTCCAGGCCGCCCGGCTGGCCGAACTGGGCGAGATGGCCGCCGGGTTCGCCCACGAGATCAACAACCCGCTCCAGATCATGAAAGCGGACCTGGCCCTGTTCGACCTGACCCTCAAGGACATCACCGAGCGCGAAGCGGACAACGGGGAGAACAATGAAGCGAAGGCCGAACTGACCTCCATCGCCAACCAGCTCAATATCCAGATAGACCGGTGCGCGGCCATCACCCGGGAAATCCTGCGCTTCGGCAGGCAGGACGCCCCCTGCACCCAACCGCTCGAGATGGCCGTCTACCTGCCCAGGCTATGGTCCATGGTCGAGAACAAGGCCCAGGTGCACGGCATCAAGCTGCATTGCGACGTGGCTCCGCACATCCCCACCATCCAGGCGGACCCGGGCCAGTTGCAGCAGGTCATGATCAACCTGGTCAACAACGCCATCCACGCCGTGGTGGAACGCCACGGGAGCGAGGGCGGCGAAATAGAGGTCAGTGCCCAGAAGGACGACAGGGGGAACGCCGTCATCACGGTGTCCGACAACGGCACGGGCATGAGCCGTGATCACCTGGGCAAGATTTTCATGCCCTTCTTCACCACCAAGGCACCGGGCCAGGGCACCGGGCTGGGACTGTCCGTCTGCCACTCCATCATCGACTCCATGGGCGGCGAACTGTCGGTCGCGAGCCGCAAGGGCGAAGGCACCACATTCACGGTGACCATCCCGGGCATGAAGGCCTCCTGA
- a CDS encoding SLC13 family permease, translating into MAQDKKKATGYDKYVNWKLFIFPVVLFAAVLVLPTPKGMKDVGMQYSIGPDKVVDFLCTELFNKESADCEQWELLTARMMEQNMRMGALSKDRLMKRDLKWAKKYKIPVDSTNFKRASDFIKDSVSAEAYLKTMKSAFDLRMKGLKYDTLSKPDQKSADKGAWDIKVAIALVVFVVFCFMTECIPLPGVAFCIGLILVFTGVVSRSQVAGLYWSDACWFIMGSLMFAAAFVKTGVDKRMCLMMFKKLAVPNVRWITLIFFIVISPLAAFISDHALAAMFLPIGMLLYQNSLSDEVPEDKELAKMLMITIAMACNIGGPGAPSGGARNVIMMTYLTDMFGMDIGYAQWILYCMPFVIIMIPITWIVTNVIFKPRITSLAPAMRHLEGEISKMGKWNKHQIWAMIIFAVMVFGWFTEKEFYNMGIYPIRLGIGVIAVAGAVAYLLAGVVNWRDYQEKVDWGVVWLYAGAIIFGRTLDQTGAAYWLAQSVIDMLAPLGMDQGIPLMLTSNGLTAVLTNLMADGPAAAAVGPITLNMASIVHPGTTFLPFMAMATAVASSFAYCLIIGTPPNAIVYASGYLEPKDYIRVGIPMWFVANIMIVVLTAVYWSGIGFNNLPGF; encoded by the coding sequence ATGGCTCAAGATAAGAAAAAAGCGACCGGTTACGACAAGTATGTCAACTGGAAGCTCTTCATATTCCCGGTTGTCCTTTTCGCTGCGGTCCTCGTCCTCCCCACGCCCAAGGGGATGAAGGACGTGGGCATGCAGTATTCGATCGGCCCCGACAAGGTAGTCGATTTCCTGTGCACCGAGCTCTTCAACAAGGAAAGCGCGGACTGCGAGCAATGGGAGCTCCTCACCGCCCGGATGATGGAACAGAACATGCGCATGGGCGCACTGTCCAAGGATCGTCTCATGAAGCGGGACCTCAAGTGGGCGAAAAAGTACAAGATTCCAGTTGATTCGACCAACTTCAAGCGGGCGTCGGACTTCATCAAGGACTCGGTCTCGGCCGAGGCGTACCTCAAAACCATGAAGAGCGCGTTCGACCTGCGCATGAAGGGGCTCAAGTACGACACCCTGTCCAAGCCGGACCAGAAGAGTGCCGACAAGGGCGCCTGGGACATCAAGGTGGCCATCGCCCTGGTGGTGTTCGTGGTCTTCTGCTTCATGACCGAGTGCATCCCCCTGCCCGGCGTGGCCTTCTGCATCGGCCTGATCCTGGTCTTCACCGGGGTCGTGTCCCGCAGCCAGGTGGCCGGACTCTACTGGTCCGACGCCTGCTGGTTCATCATGGGTTCGCTCATGTTCGCCGCCGCGTTCGTCAAGACGGGCGTGGACAAACGCATGTGCCTCATGATGTTCAAGAAGCTGGCCGTGCCCAACGTTCGCTGGATCACGCTCATCTTCTTCATCGTCATCAGCCCGCTGGCCGCGTTCATCTCGGACCACGCCCTGGCGGCCATGTTCCTGCCCATCGGCATGCTGCTCTACCAGAACAGCCTGTCCGATGAAGTCCCCGAGGACAAGGAGCTGGCCAAGATGCTGATGATCACCATCGCCATGGCCTGCAACATCGGCGGCCCCGGCGCACCTTCGGGCGGCGCCCGAAACGTCATCATGATGACCTACCTGACCGACATGTTCGGCATGGACATCGGATACGCCCAGTGGATTCTCTACTGCATGCCGTTCGTCATCATCATGATCCCCATCACCTGGATCGTGACCAACGTGATCTTCAAGCCCCGCATCACCTCCCTGGCCCCGGCAATGCGCCACCTCGAAGGCGAGATCAGCAAGATGGGCAAGTGGAACAAGCATCAGATCTGGGCGATGATCATCTTCGCGGTCATGGTCTTCGGCTGGTTCACGGAAAAGGAATTCTACAACATGGGCATCTACCCCATCCGGCTGGGCATCGGCGTCATCGCGGTTGCCGGTGCGGTGGCCTACCTCCTGGCGGGCGTGGTCAACTGGCGCGACTACCAGGAAAAGGTCGACTGGGGCGTTGTCTGGCTGTACGCGGGCGCGATCATCTTCGGCCGCACCCTTGACCAGACCGGCGCAGCCTACTGGCTGGCCCAGTCCGTCATCGACATGCTGGCCCCGCTGGGCATGGACCAGGGCATCCCGCTGATGCTGACCTCCAACGGGCTGACCGCCGTGCTGACCAACCTGATGGCCGACGGCCCGGCTGCCGCCGCGGTCGGTCCCATCACCCTGAACATGGCCAGCATCGTGCACCCCGGCACCACCTTCCTGCCGTTCATGGCCATGGCAACGGCGGTCGCTTCCTCGTTCGCCTACTGCCTGATCATCGGCACGCCGCCCAACGCCATCGTCTACGCCTCCGGTTACCTGGAGCCCAAGGACTACATCAGGGTCGGCATTCCCATGTGGTTTGTCGCCAACATCATGATCGTCGTCCTGACGGCGGTCTACTGGAGCGGCATCGGATTCAACAACCTGCCCGGCTTCTGA